In a single window of the Bradyrhizobium erythrophlei genome:
- the otsB gene encoding trehalose-phosphatase has product MRQDLIDRDLADVPLQEDIPLPQTASPKLVAGELAQRLGDCAVLLDIDGTLLDLAPTPREVWVPPGLAETLNRLLEKTSGALALVSGRSLNDIDLIFAPEQFPAVGGHGAEMRISIDSESVATHAPPMDKELKRRLAAIAKLSPGILLEDKGYSLALHYRLAPHAEKAIYEAVSLIRADLPNAPIEVLPGKCVCEIKHSGFNKASGVLELMTHDPFKGRRPIFIGDDVTDESVFAIMPDLGGLAFSVGRRAQGVAGHFDEPRDVRAWLAHLVDDDAAAKR; this is encoded by the coding sequence ATGAGACAGGACTTGATAGACCGGGATTTGGCCGACGTGCCATTACAGGAAGACATCCCATTGCCCCAGACGGCCTCGCCGAAGCTGGTGGCGGGCGAACTGGCGCAGCGGTTGGGCGATTGCGCCGTGCTGCTCGACATCGACGGCACGCTGCTCGATCTGGCGCCGACGCCGCGCGAGGTCTGGGTGCCGCCGGGCCTTGCGGAAACCCTCAACCGCCTGCTCGAGAAGACCTCGGGCGCGCTCGCGCTGGTCAGCGGCCGTTCGCTGAACGACATCGATCTGATCTTCGCCCCCGAACAATTTCCGGCGGTCGGAGGCCACGGTGCGGAAATGCGAATCTCGATCGACAGCGAATCGGTCGCCACCCATGCACCGCCAATGGACAAGGAATTGAAACGCCGCCTCGCCGCCATCGCCAAACTCAGCCCGGGCATTCTGCTTGAAGACAAGGGCTATTCGCTGGCGCTGCATTACCGGCTGGCGCCGCATGCCGAGAAGGCGATTTACGAGGCGGTGTCGCTGATCAGGGCCGATCTGCCGAACGCGCCGATCGAAGTGCTGCCGGGAAAATGCGTCTGCGAGATCAAGCATTCCGGCTTCAACAAGGCATCCGGCGTCCTCGAACTGATGACCCACGACCCCTTCAAGGGCCGGCGTCCGATTTTTATCGGCGACGATGTTACCGACGAGAGCGTGTTTGCCATCATGCCTGATCTGGGCGGCCTCGCGTTTTCCGTCGGCCGGCGTGCGCAGGGCGTGGCCGGCCATTTCGACGAACCGCGCGACGTGCGGGCGTGGCTTGCGCATCTCGTCGATGACGATGCTGCGGCAAAACGATGA
- a CDS encoding MFS transporter, whose translation MDRQPLQRNSSSDRGVAVVPAAVPVPGPRNDDRTIETSIPSRLDALGWSGFHTRVVLALGITWILDGLEVTLAGALSGALKESPTLQFTNFDVGFSNSAYLAGAVLGALGFGWLTDRIGRKKLFFITLAVYLAATAATALSWNLASYALFRFLTGAGIGGEYTAINSTIQELVPARYRGWTDLVINGSFWIGAAVGATSAIVLLDPHLIGPDLGWRLAYLTGACLGLVVFVMRMWIPESPRWLMIHGYPDRADAIVAEIERSATGHAQEPRQHALPKIKLRMRDHTPLREVAHTLFSLYRQRSLVGLALMIAQAFFYNAIFFTFALVLTEFYGIAASQVGWYILPFAAGNFLGPLVLGRLFDTLGRRAMITLTYGVSGVLLALSGYLFSIGVLSAQTQTIAWMVIFFFASPAASAAYLTVSETFPLEVRALAIALFYAVGTGIGGVVGPALFGALIDTGSRNSVFAGYLLGSGLMIAAAGIAWRYAVAAERRTLESIARPLAFVE comes from the coding sequence ATGGATAGGCAGCCATTGCAGCGCAATTCGTCATCGGATCGCGGCGTCGCCGTTGTGCCCGCCGCGGTGCCAGTTCCCGGGCCTCGCAACGACGATCGCACCATCGAAACCAGCATTCCTTCGCGTCTCGACGCCCTCGGTTGGAGCGGCTTCCACACCCGCGTCGTGCTTGCGCTGGGGATCACCTGGATTCTCGACGGGCTGGAAGTCACGCTGGCCGGCGCGCTGTCCGGCGCATTGAAAGAGAGCCCGACGCTGCAATTCACCAATTTCGACGTCGGATTTTCCAACAGCGCCTATCTCGCGGGCGCCGTGCTCGGCGCGCTCGGGTTCGGCTGGCTCACCGACCGGATCGGACGCAAGAAACTGTTCTTCATCACGCTGGCAGTCTATCTGGCCGCGACCGCCGCGACCGCGCTGTCCTGGAACCTCGCGAGCTATGCCTTGTTTCGGTTTCTCACCGGCGCCGGCATCGGCGGCGAATATACCGCGATCAATTCGACGATCCAGGAACTGGTGCCGGCGCGCTATCGCGGCTGGACCGACCTCGTGATCAACGGCAGCTTCTGGATCGGCGCAGCCGTTGGCGCGACCAGCGCGATCGTCCTGCTCGATCCGCACCTGATCGGTCCCGATCTCGGCTGGCGGCTGGCCTACCTCACCGGTGCCTGTCTCGGCCTCGTGGTGTTTGTGATGCGGATGTGGATCCCGGAAAGCCCGCGCTGGCTGATGATTCACGGCTATCCCGATCGCGCCGACGCCATCGTTGCCGAGATCGAGCGATCGGCCACGGGACATGCGCAAGAGCCACGGCAACATGCCCTTCCGAAAATCAAGCTGAGAATGCGCGATCATACTCCGCTGCGGGAGGTGGCGCACACGCTGTTCTCGCTGTATCGCCAGCGTTCGCTGGTCGGTCTGGCGCTGATGATCGCGCAGGCGTTCTTCTACAATGCGATCTTCTTCACCTTTGCGCTGGTCCTGACCGAATTCTACGGAATCGCCGCCAGCCAGGTCGGCTGGTACATCCTGCCCTTCGCGGCCGGTAATTTCCTTGGACCTCTGGTGCTTGGCCGGCTGTTCGACACGCTGGGGCGCCGCGCGATGATTACGCTGACCTACGGAGTGTCGGGCGTGCTGCTGGCGCTCTCCGGCTATCTGTTCTCGATCGGGGTGTTGAGCGCGCAGACACAGACCATCGCGTGGATGGTGATTTTCTTTTTTGCGTCGCCGGCCGCCAGTGCGGCGTATCTCACCGTCAGCGAAACCTTTCCGCTGGAGGTCCGGGCGCTGGCGATTGCCCTGTTCTATGCCGTGGGAACGGGAATTGGCGGCGTCGTCGGTCCGGCTCTGTTTGGCGCGCTGATCGACACCGGCTCGCGCAACAGCGTTTTCGCGGGCTACCTGCTCGGATCGGGGCTGATGATCGCGGCGGCCGGCATCGCGTGGCGTTACGCCGTCGCGGCCGAGCGCCGGACACTGGAATCGATTGCACGCCCGCTGGCCTTTGTGGAGTAG
- the ada gene encoding bifunctional DNA-binding transcriptional regulator/O6-methylguanine-DNA methyltransferase Ada — MTATPTKTLKPVPPSVADDPRWARIVARDKTADGHLWYSVATTGVYCRPSCPSRIANPKNVQLHDSLESARATGFRPCRRCNPDGPSIECENTALVAKACRIIEESEEEPSLEELADAIGRSPSYFHRVFKAATGLTPKEYAAAHRARKVRQGLASGNTVTEAIYDAGFNSSGRFYEKSTDMLGMTPSQYRAGGTNEEIKFAVGQTSLGAILVASSRKGVASILLGDDPDELVRNLQDRFPKAHLIGADREYEALVARVVGFVEVPAIGLDLPLDVRGTAFQQRVWQALREIPVGETVSYAEIAHRIGFPNAMRAVAGACAANNLAVAIPCHRVVRKDGSPSGYAWGVRRKRALLDREASQGT, encoded by the coding sequence ATGACGGCGACGCCCACCAAGACTCTGAAGCCTGTGCCTCCATCAGTGGCAGATGACCCTCGATGGGCGCGCATTGTCGCGCGCGACAAGACAGCCGACGGCCACCTCTGGTACTCGGTTGCGACGACAGGCGTCTATTGTCGGCCGTCGTGCCCCTCGCGCATCGCCAACCCCAAAAACGTCCAGCTCCACGACAGCCTGGAAAGCGCCAGGGCGACTGGCTTCCGGCCTTGCAGGCGTTGCAATCCGGACGGCCCGTCGATCGAGTGCGAGAACACGGCCCTCGTGGCGAAGGCGTGCCGGATCATCGAGGAGAGCGAGGAGGAGCCCTCGCTGGAGGAATTGGCAGACGCGATCGGCCGAAGCCCGAGCTATTTCCATCGCGTGTTCAAGGCCGCCACCGGGCTGACACCGAAGGAATATGCCGCCGCCCACCGTGCGAGGAAGGTCCGTCAAGGACTGGCCTCCGGCAACACTGTCACCGAAGCGATCTACGACGCCGGCTTCAATTCAAGCGGGCGATTCTATGAGAAGTCGACGGACATGCTCGGCATGACGCCGTCGCAATACCGCGCCGGGGGCACGAACGAGGAAATCAAGTTCGCTGTCGGGCAGACCTCTCTCGGCGCCATCCTCGTCGCCTCGAGCAGGAAGGGTGTCGCCTCGATTCTGTTGGGAGACGACCCGGACGAACTCGTCCGCAATCTCCAGGACCGCTTTCCGAAAGCGCATCTCATTGGGGCTGATCGCGAATATGAGGCGCTGGTCGCGCGCGTAGTCGGCTTCGTTGAGGTGCCGGCGATCGGCCTGGATCTTCCCCTCGACGTTCGCGGCACCGCCTTTCAACAACGTGTGTGGCAGGCTCTGCGGGAGATTCCCGTCGGCGAAACGGTTTCCTATGCGGAGATCGCGCACCGTATCGGCTTCCCGAATGCCATGCGCGCGGTCGCCGGCGCGTGCGCGGCGAACAATCTCGCCGTCGCTATTCCTTGCCACCGCGTCGTTCGGAAAGATGGTTCGCCTTCGGGTTATGCCTGGGGTGTCCGACGCAAACGCGCCCTGCTCGACCGGGAAGCCTCCCAAGGCACCTGA
- a CDS encoding trehalose-6-phosphate synthase gives MNLVVVSNRVARGKANEPMTGGLAAALLPVVEKSGAIWVGSSGRVREGAQKEPFAEIEALGAGALAMLDLPAAHYGGYYEGFANSALWPALHSRTDLIRASQEDYLSYREVNAFMARALLRFAKPEAVFWVQDYHFLALGAELRDLGVTQPIGFFLHTPWPARAVIGGVPHHRELVEAMLAYDLIGFQTQDDCENFLSYVQSDLGLGVQDGVVASRHGRSHVAVFPIGIDPEKFAVQAAKAVSHPDVSRLRRSLNGEKLAIGVDRLDYSKGLVNRINAFDEMWTLHPALRRTVSLLQIATPSRGAIEAYGNLQNELAKLISDVNGRHGEVDWTPIRYLNKGFSQTVLAGLYRTAQVGVVTPLHDGMNLVAKEYVAAQNPADPGVLVLSKFAGAANELDTALLVNPHDIDSMARTIATALSMPLTERRMRWEAMMAKLRAGTIQQWFADFVDALEEAQSDKAATEPLVPEPPTLWPLRSVNSSTRF, from the coding sequence GTGAACCTCGTCGTCGTTTCAAATCGTGTCGCGCGCGGCAAGGCCAACGAACCCATGACAGGGGGTCTCGCGGCCGCGCTGCTGCCGGTGGTGGAGAAGTCCGGCGCGATTTGGGTAGGTTCCAGCGGCCGGGTTCGCGAGGGCGCCCAGAAGGAACCTTTCGCCGAAATTGAAGCATTGGGCGCCGGTGCGCTGGCCATGCTGGATTTGCCGGCCGCGCATTACGGCGGCTATTATGAGGGTTTCGCGAATTCGGCATTGTGGCCGGCGCTGCATTCACGAACCGACCTGATCCGCGCCTCCCAGGAAGACTATCTGTCCTATCGCGAAGTGAACGCCTTCATGGCGCGGGCGCTGTTGCGATTTGCAAAGCCGGAGGCGGTATTCTGGGTTCAGGACTATCATTTCCTGGCTCTGGGCGCGGAACTGCGCGATCTCGGCGTCACGCAGCCGATCGGGTTTTTCCTGCATACGCCGTGGCCGGCGCGCGCCGTCATCGGCGGGGTGCCGCATCATCGCGAATTGGTCGAGGCGATGCTGGCTTACGATCTGATCGGATTCCAGACCCAGGACGATTGCGAAAATTTTCTGTCCTATGTGCAGTCGGATCTGGGTCTCGGGGTTCAGGACGGCGTCGTCGCCTCACGCCACGGCCGCTCGCATGTCGCGGTATTTCCGATCGGCATCGATCCCGAAAAGTTCGCCGTCCAGGCCGCCAAGGCCGTCTCCCACCCCGATGTGTCGCGGCTGCGGCGCAGCCTGAACGGCGAGAAGCTGGCGATCGGCGTCGATCGGCTCGACTATTCCAAGGGACTGGTCAACCGCATCAACGCCTTTGACGAGATGTGGACCTTGCACCCGGCGCTGCGGCGGACGGTGTCGTTGCTGCAGATCGCGACCCCGTCGCGCGGCGCGATCGAAGCCTACGGCAATCTGCAAAACGAACTGGCGAAGCTGATAAGCGACGTCAATGGCCGCCATGGCGAAGTGGACTGGACCCCGATCCGCTATCTCAACAAGGGTTTCAGCCAAACCGTGCTGGCAGGGCTGTATCGCACCGCCCAGGTCGGCGTGGTGACGCCGCTGCATGACGGGATGAATCTGGTCGCCAAGGAGTATGTCGCGGCGCAAAACCCGGCCGATCCCGGTGTGCTGGTCCTGTCGAAATTCGCAGGCGCTGCGAACGAGTTGGATACGGCGCTGCTGGTCAATCCTCACGATATTGACAGCATGGCTCGGACTATCGCGACCGCGCTGTCGATGCCCTTGACCGAGCGACGCATGCGCTGGGAAGCGATGATGGCGAAACTCCGCGCCGGCACGATTCAACAGTGGTTCGCCGATTTCGTCGACGCGTTGGAGGAGGCTCAGAGCGACAAGGCGGCGACAGAGCCGCTGGTGCCGGAGCCGCCGACCCTGTGGCCGCTGCGCTCGGTCAATTCCAGCACGCGGTTTTAA
- the cax gene encoding calcium/proton exchanger, producing MNALLKEIRQTPLLWMLIFVPVVLVAARIVPAAHTLLFVLAVLAIIPLAALLSHATESVAEKTGDAIGGLLNATLGNLTELIIAVTALHAGEYMLVKASIAGAIVANALFMLGASFLLGGLRYHVQEYNRAGGRMYSGLLLMATIALLAPAAVSELDLPRGELMAQNLSAAIAILLIVAYGLSLLFSLKTHKEFFASEGHGETTEAKWPINLAVGTLVAVTVLVALVSEIFVESVQKAAATLGMSPAFVGFIIVALVGAAAEMAVAFSAARKNRLDMSVSIALGSASQIALFVAPVLVLLSYVVGPKPMDLQFWPGAVTMVMIATVTATFITNSGRSAWFIGALLVFIYVIFAMTLYVVPPGAHGPV from the coding sequence ATGAACGCCCTGTTGAAGGAAATCCGTCAAACTCCGTTGCTCTGGATGTTGATATTTGTGCCTGTCGTGCTGGTCGCCGCAAGGATTGTGCCCGCGGCTCACACGCTTCTGTTTGTGCTCGCTGTCCTCGCCATCATTCCGCTTGCCGCCCTTCTTAGTCATGCAACCGAATCCGTCGCCGAAAAGACGGGTGACGCGATCGGCGGCTTGCTCAATGCGACGCTCGGGAATTTGACGGAGTTAATCATCGCCGTGACCGCGCTGCATGCCGGAGAGTACATGCTGGTGAAGGCGTCGATCGCGGGCGCTATCGTTGCCAATGCGCTTTTCATGCTGGGAGCTTCCTTTCTGCTGGGCGGACTGCGGTACCACGTTCAGGAATACAATCGCGCCGGCGGAAGGATGTATTCGGGGCTGCTGTTGATGGCGACAATTGCGCTCCTCGCTCCGGCGGCGGTCTCCGAACTCGATCTGCCGCGGGGCGAGTTGATGGCCCAGAACCTCAGCGCCGCCATCGCCATCCTGCTCATCGTGGCATACGGATTGAGTCTGCTTTTCTCGCTGAAGACGCACAAGGAATTCTTCGCAAGCGAAGGTCATGGCGAGACGACGGAGGCGAAGTGGCCGATCAACCTCGCGGTCGGCACGCTAGTTGCTGTTACGGTCCTGGTGGCGCTGGTAAGCGAAATCTTCGTTGAGTCGGTGCAAAAGGCGGCGGCGACGCTGGGGATGAGCCCGGCTTTCGTCGGGTTCATCATCGTCGCACTCGTCGGCGCTGCAGCTGAAATGGCCGTGGCATTTTCTGCCGCGCGCAAGAACCGGCTGGATATGAGCGTCAGCATAGCGCTCGGAAGCGCTTCGCAGATCGCGCTGTTCGTGGCACCGGTACTTGTGCTCCTCAGCTACGTCGTCGGGCCCAAACCGATGGATCTGCAATTTTGGCCGGGTGCAGTGACGATGGTGATGATCGCTACCGTGACGGCCACCTTCATCACCAACAGCGGTCGTTCGGCGTGGTTCATTGGGGCTCTGCTGGTCTTCATCTACGTCATATTCGCCATGACGCTCTATGTGGTTCCGCCGGGAGCGCACGGACCGGTGTGA
- a CDS encoding DUF3175 domain-containing protein: MAEPKASHSRKTTARKTACKGKTPARKASPARRKSAAKKPSPKRWSQRVTQGSDALDLKRGVFTLRDPKRIAASLKRSAERSSRRKTGAYRSALSMLTFYINRAGKTLPKTQRDRLQRAKNELKRAFGRE, encoded by the coding sequence ATGGCCGAACCTAAAGCATCGCATTCGCGCAAGACGACAGCGCGCAAGACCGCCTGCAAAGGAAAGACGCCCGCCCGGAAGGCAAGTCCGGCGCGCAGAAAATCCGCAGCGAAGAAGCCGTCGCCGAAGCGCTGGTCACAACGCGTCACCCAGGGGAGCGACGCGCTCGATCTAAAACGCGGTGTCTTTACGTTGCGGGATCCCAAGCGAATTGCGGCTTCGCTCAAGCGTTCAGCGGAACGCAGTTCGCGCCGCAAGACCGGCGCCTATCGCTCGGCGCTTTCGATGCTGACTTTTTATATCAACCGCGCCGGCAAGACCTTGCCGAAAACCCAGCGCGACCGGCTGCAGCGCGCCAAGAATGAGCTGAAGCGGGCGTTTGGGCGCGAATAA
- a CDS encoding LysM peptidoglycan-binding domain-containing protein, producing MTAPSMSRMILLASVAACAIALVFAIQHFRPEPPVETKAATAAPAVSKPASGAQDQGPDALAAAQAKAGAVAAALAGSPVAPDSDDGVPTFDIARIEPTGEAVIAGRATPGATVELLRNGELHDRVVADQSGQFVMVPPRFPSGTYDLTLRSRQPDGKEATSRQSVAVAIEPGPTDRPVVALMTPGKPTVVLSQPPAPKSMAGAVVVESVEIEPGGKFHASGRARPGGAVRLYLNDTFVASVTAGADGRFAVTINQGVAPGSYRVRLDEVEPNSGAVRARAEVPFNVPDTMVAASEPAPATAAKRPDSASAQPRLAAVANLPPVGGSPSTVVVPKIATTTVSRGDSLWRLSRQTYGVGTRYAVIYKANRQQIRNPNLIHPGQIFVLPAR from the coding sequence ATGACCGCCCCGTCGATGAGCCGAATGATCCTGCTGGCGTCTGTTGCGGCCTGTGCTATCGCGCTTGTCTTCGCGATCCAGCACTTCCGTCCCGAGCCGCCGGTTGAAACCAAGGCCGCAACCGCCGCGCCGGCGGTTTCAAAGCCGGCATCGGGCGCGCAAGATCAGGGTCCGGACGCGCTTGCAGCGGCGCAAGCAAAAGCAGGCGCGGTGGCGGCTGCGCTGGCCGGATCGCCCGTAGCGCCGGACAGCGACGACGGCGTGCCGACGTTCGACATTGCCCGCATCGAGCCGACCGGCGAAGCGGTAATCGCGGGCCGGGCGACGCCGGGCGCAACAGTGGAACTGCTGCGCAACGGCGAGTTGCATGATCGCGTGGTCGCGGATCAATCCGGACAATTCGTCATGGTCCCGCCCCGGTTTCCCTCAGGCACTTACGATCTGACGTTGCGATCCCGGCAGCCGGATGGCAAGGAGGCCACGTCCAGGCAGAGCGTGGCGGTAGCGATTGAGCCGGGGCCGACTGACCGGCCAGTCGTGGCGCTGATGACGCCCGGCAAACCTACCGTTGTGCTGTCGCAACCGCCTGCGCCAAAGTCGATGGCCGGCGCGGTGGTTGTGGAATCGGTCGAGATCGAGCCAGGCGGTAAGTTCCATGCGAGCGGTCGCGCGCGCCCCGGCGGCGCGGTGAGGCTTTATCTCAACGATACCTTCGTTGCGTCAGTGACGGCCGGCGCGGATGGACGTTTTGCGGTCACGATCAATCAAGGTGTCGCACCCGGCAGCTACCGCGTCCGGCTGGACGAGGTGGAGCCTAATTCCGGCGCGGTGCGCGCACGCGCCGAGGTACCCTTCAACGTTCCCGACACGATGGTCGCGGCGTCGGAGCCGGCGCCGGCCACAGCCGCCAAGCGGCCGGACAGTGCCTCCGCGCAGCCGCGGCTGGCGGCCGTGGCGAACCTTCCGCCAGTTGGAGGCTCGCCCTCCACGGTGGTTGTGCCGAAGATCGCGACCACCACCGTCTCCCGCGGCGACAGCCTCTGGCGCCTGAGCCGCCAGACCTATGGTGTGGGCACGCGCTACGCCGTCATTTACAAGGCGAACCGACAGCAGATCCGCAATCCGAACCTGATTCATCCCGGCCAAATCTTTGTCCTACCAGCGCGGTGA
- a CDS encoding ester cyclase has product MSKEEDNKAVVGRWFTEFWGKSVNLGVVDEIAAPDMLLKYSLHEPRRGRDDIKAFMTDFRAAFPDLNFWGTADLIAEGDYVVGQWEGGGTHTGPAFNDFLIGGLPAATGRKMHFTGTTVLKVINGKIAEEIGLDDGLTALTQIGLIKKAA; this is encoded by the coding sequence ATGAGCAAGGAAGAAGACAACAAGGCTGTTGTCGGTCGCTGGTTTACCGAATTCTGGGGCAAGAGCGTCAATCTCGGAGTCGTCGATGAGATCGCCGCGCCGGACATGCTGCTCAAGTACTCGCTGCATGAACCCCGCCGCGGTCGCGACGACATCAAGGCGTTCATGACCGATTTCCGCGCCGCATTCCCCGATCTCAATTTCTGGGGCACGGCAGATCTGATCGCCGAAGGCGACTACGTCGTTGGCCAGTGGGAAGGGGGTGGCACCCATACGGGTCCGGCCTTCAATGACTTCCTGATCGGCGGTCTCCCGGCTGCGACTGGTCGCAAGATGCACTTCACCGGCACCACGGTGCTGAAGGTGATCAACGGCAAGATCGCCGAGGAGATCGGCCTCGACGACGGCTTAACCGCGCTGACCCAGATTGGGCTGATCAAGAAAGCCGCCTGA
- a CDS encoding methyl-accepting chemotaxis protein, translating into MSTRAKPLSRLPRLPTLRFRTKVMLGFTIVLGISAASMGIAYLGFERVSAGVATYRNSVSEADLARNIDRELISYRALAQYYVVTGKENDAKAALSAERSLKDAIDQSMKGTTNPARLDQITRLAREFRTFTKIFADILGVKRDNALVAQNALTRSGNMLRYKLDDLPSSASDAELSAVEFGAKKVTEQFQAVIALANTFVIDSDQAVATSALARLKFVENALNAISSRDEKILQAIKEVAALLEEYRQALNKLIANSKSVDELTAEMADSAAAIVQGASAMKTDLLSDQQRLESESDAIVGETERLIVMLAAGGFLLGAALALILGKGISRPMTAMCNAMHELAGGNFEVVLPGLGRKDELGEMAGAVEEFKMQAIAKAERDAAAQDAQNRTSSAARRTELIRFADDFEAAVGAIVSNVSASAVQLESAAGTLTRTAETTQGLSSQVAGTSEQASSNIRSVAAATEELSASVDEIGRRVHESNRIAEAAVLQAQQTDARIGKLSRAAGQIGDVVKLITAIAEQTNLLALNATIEAARAGDAGRGFAVVAAEVKSLASQTAKATDEISSHILGMQGATQESVAAIKEIGGTIAQISNIASTIASAVEQQSSATQEIARSVQNVAQGTHEAAANIMQVNRGATETGSASEEVLNSAKTLSTESTRLREELDRFMANIRAA; encoded by the coding sequence TTGTCGACGCGTGCCAAGCCACTATCGAGATTGCCAAGACTCCCGACCCTGCGCTTTCGCACCAAAGTCATGCTCGGCTTTACCATCGTGCTCGGCATCTCGGCTGCCAGCATGGGCATCGCCTATCTCGGATTTGAGCGCGTCTCCGCCGGCGTCGCGACTTACCGGAACAGCGTCTCGGAGGCTGATCTCGCCCGCAATATCGACCGGGAGCTGATTTCGTACCGGGCGCTGGCGCAATATTACGTGGTCACCGGAAAGGAAAACGATGCCAAGGCGGCGCTGAGCGCCGAGAGAAGCCTGAAAGACGCCATCGATCAATCGATGAAGGGCACTACAAATCCGGCGCGGCTTGATCAGATCACGCGGCTGGCCCGGGAATTCCGTACCTTCACCAAGATTTTTGCCGATATTCTCGGCGTCAAGCGCGACAACGCGCTGGTGGCGCAAAATGCGCTGACGCGCAGCGGCAACATGCTCCGTTACAAGCTCGACGATCTCCCCAGCAGCGCCAGCGACGCCGAGCTTTCGGCAGTCGAATTCGGCGCGAAAAAAGTCACCGAGCAATTCCAGGCGGTAATCGCGCTCGCCAATACCTTCGTCATCGACTCCGATCAGGCGGTCGCCACCAGCGCACTGGCGCGGCTCAAATTCGTCGAAAACGCGCTGAACGCGATATCGTCCAGGGACGAGAAGATCCTGCAGGCCATCAAGGAGGTCGCCGCGCTGTTGGAAGAATATCGGCAAGCGCTGAACAAGCTGATCGCGAATTCGAAATCGGTCGATGAATTGACGGCCGAAATGGCCGACTCGGCGGCGGCGATCGTGCAGGGCGCGAGCGCGATGAAGACGGACCTGCTTTCCGACCAGCAAAGACTTGAGTCCGAATCGGATGCGATCGTTGGCGAGACCGAGCGCCTGATCGTGATGCTGGCGGCCGGCGGCTTCCTGCTCGGCGCAGCGCTGGCCCTGATCCTGGGCAAGGGAATTTCCCGTCCGATGACGGCGATGTGCAACGCGATGCACGAACTCGCCGGTGGCAATTTCGAGGTCGTGCTGCCCGGCCTTGGCCGCAAGGATGAACTCGGCGAGATGGCCGGCGCGGTGGAAGAGTTCAAGATGCAGGCGATCGCCAAAGCCGAACGCGATGCGGCGGCGCAGGACGCCCAGAACAGAACGAGCAGTGCGGCGCGCCGCACCGAGCTCATTCGCTTCGCCGATGATTTCGAAGCAGCGGTGGGCGCCATAGTCTCGAACGTTTCGGCATCCGCGGTCCAGCTCGAATCGGCCGCCGGGACGCTGACGCGAACCGCGGAAACCACGCAAGGCCTGTCCAGTCAGGTCGCCGGCACATCGGAACAGGCGTCCAGCAACATCCGTTCGGTGGCCGCCGCGACCGAGGAGCTTTCCGCTTCGGTCGATGAAATCGGAAGACGGGTGCACGAATCCAACCGGATCGCGGAAGCCGCAGTGCTTCAGGCCCAGCAGACCGATGCGCGCATCGGCAAATTGTCGCGCGCCGCGGGGCAGATCGGTGACGTGGTCAAACTGATCACGGCGATCGCCGAACAGACCAACCTGCTGGCGCTCAATGCGACCATCGAAGCCGCGCGCGCCGGCGATGCCGGCCGGGGCTTTGCCGTGGTCGCCGCCGAGGTCAAATCGCTGGCCAGCCAGACCGCGAAGGCGACTGACGAGATATCGTCGCACATCCTGGGCATGCAGGGGGCGACCCAGGAATCGGTCGCGGCCATCAAGGAAATCGGCGGCACGATCGCGCAGATCTCGAACATAGCCTCGACGATCGCAAGTGCGGTGGAGCAACAGAGTTCGGCGACCCAGGAAATCGCCCGCAGCGTTCAGAACGTCGCCCAGGGCACCCATGAAGCCGCCGCCAATATCATGCAAGTCAATCGCGGCGCCACCGAAACCGGGTCCGCCTCCGAGGAGGTGCTGAATTCGGCAAAGACGCTGTCGACCGAGAGCACCCGCTTGCGCGAGGAACTCGACCGCTTCATGGCGAATATACGCGCAGCGTAA
- a CDS encoding GNAT family N-acetyltransferase → MSEATNYTVRELLSDGSPIEIRALRQEDEADMLAAIGQTSAQSLQRRFFVMKHHFSDKERAFFLDIDFKDHVAIVALADEADRKAIVGGGRYIVFEPGRAEMAFVVIDAWQGRGVGSILMRHLVKIARDAGLQELTAEVLPENAAMLKVFGRFGFRPGSRRDPQIVHLELKLA, encoded by the coding sequence ATGTCCGAGGCCACCAACTACACCGTACGCGAGCTTCTCAGCGACGGCAGTCCAATTGAAATCCGCGCTCTTCGGCAGGAGGATGAGGCTGACATGCTCGCTGCGATCGGACAGACAAGCGCACAATCGCTGCAGCGCCGTTTCTTCGTCATGAAGCACCACTTCTCGGACAAGGAGCGCGCCTTCTTCCTGGACATCGATTTCAAAGATCATGTCGCGATCGTCGCGCTGGCAGATGAAGCCGACCGCAAGGCCATCGTCGGAGGCGGCAGGTATATCGTTTTCGAGCCGGGACGAGCCGAGATGGCATTTGTCGTCATCGACGCCTGGCAGGGGCGTGGCGTCGGCTCGATCCTGATGCGCCATCTCGTGAAGATCGCACGCGATGCCGGACTGCAGGAATTGACCGCGGAAGTTCTGCCCGAAAACGCGGCGATGCTAAAAGTATTCGGAAGGTTCGGCTTCAGACCCGGCTCGCGCCGGGATCCCCAGATAGTCCATCTGGAACTGAAGCTCGCTTAG